TCTTGTACCAGACGAAAAGCTCCAATTCGCCGTTGCCAAAGTAGCGTCTCGGTACGTCCTGGGAGTTTTGTTTTACCTGTTTGAATTCGCGGAACATGTGATATCGATGTTTGCATAATAAAGCGATTTCGGCGAGAATTTCCACAACATGCGGCTGGGCGGATATTCAATAAAATCGGTTCTGGGGGTTGTGGCCCTGATTATCGGTGTTATTTGGACATGGGAGCAAACCCGGACCATCAATCAGCCCGATGGCCAGTTGGCTCCAAAAATGCCAATTCAGAGCCCGATGAAGACTTCAGACCCGAAAATTATTCGGAAGGGGGACTGGAGCATCATGCCGCTCCAGAATTATTCGATTCGCGCCAGAGTGTTGAGCCGAAAGCGTTACCGGAATGATGGATCATCTGATATTTCTCCTATAGATTTCGCCCTTGGCTGGGGACCGATGTCGGACAATGTAAACCTTGATGGCATTTCGATCAAACAACGCCATCGCTGGTTTTTTATCGGTGATGTTCGCTCTGATCAAATCGCTGATATGCACTTTGCGGCCAACACGCACATCATCCCTGCCGATGAAGACATCAGGCGATCGGTTTTGGCGGTTCGCGAAGGCCATGTCATCGAAGCAGAGGGCTATCTGGTTGAGTGTATTCAGGGGAATAATCCGCCCTGGCGCAGTTCACTGAGCCGCACGGACACAGGTGATGGCGCTTGCGAAGTCTTTTACGTCAATTCCATCAAGCTCTTTGATGGCGACGATCTGGGTTCCGATAAAGAGCCTGAAGTCGAGCAACCGGCACCTAATATAGTATCGCGTCGGCAGTTGCCATCCATGGAAGAATCCCAGCCAGTCGTTGAGGTTCCAACAAATGAAGTGGTGGAAGAGATTCCGATTGAGGACAGATTGAAAATCAGTGCCATTAACCGGCGTGGAGCCATCATCAATGGGGACTTTTGCCGCATCGGCCGGCCTGTTAGCAGTGTCGATGGGGTCTATCTGGCCGCGATTGAAGGCGAGACGGTCCAGTTTGAGACAGAAGATGGAGAGACTTTCTCGATTGAATTTGAAATAGATTTGTAGGCATTTTTCACGGATACTTGCGTGGCGAGTTCATGGTTTTCGGTGTCAACAAAGTATGTGATTATTCTCTCGCCCGCTTCGCTCAAGACGCAAAGACGCCTTGATGGTTGCGGATAATGGATTTAGGGTTCAGATTTATACCGTAAACTAAATTCTATGAGATCCATCCGTCATATCTCCCTACTGTTGTTTTCAATATACGCTTTCACCATAAACCTGATGGGTGAAGTTGAGGGCACACCCAGCGACACTGCTGAAGAAGCTGAGCCAGCCGCAGTTGAATCCACTCCTGAAGAACCGTTGCCCGCAGACTCTGATGCCCCTCCCGCCAACGCATCTGAAGCCACTGATGAGCCTGATTCGGAAGAAACGGTTACTGAGGAAGAAGCTTCCGTTGCTGAGCAGGTTGCAACTCCTGTCGAGAAAGTTCCGCTGCCAGAGCCACCCGAGGGCGGTTGGGATGTTTACGTCGTTCCAATCGAAGGTCCGATCAACAGCCCGCAGCTTTACATTTTGCGTCGGGCCTTGAAGGAGGCGATTGAGAATGACGTCGAAGTTGTCATCCTCGACATGGATACGCCTGGTGGTGAGTTGGGCGTAACTCTGGAAATGATGGAGGCGCTGGATAACTTTGAAGGTGAAACGATCACATTTGTGAACAGTGAAGCCATCTCTGCCGGCAGCTACATCGCGATCGCAACCAATGACATTTATTTTTCGCCAAGAGGCATTATGGGTGCGGCTGAAGCGGTTACCGGAACCGGCGAAAATATCAACGAGAGCATGCAGCGAAAGATCAGCAGCTATTTGCGGGCAAAGGTCAGGGTGCTTTCAAAGACGCATCGTTACCGCGGTGATGTGCAAAGAGCCATGATGGACCCGGATTATGTGTTGGAGATTGATGGCGAAGTTTTGAAGGAAGAAGGCGAGCTTCTGAGTGTAACGGCTGATGAGGCGGTGGCTCTCTACGGCAATCCACCCCAGCCGTTGCTTGCTTCAGGGATTGCTGACTCCGTTGAAGACCTGCTTGCTCATAAATATGGCGAAGGCAACACGAACATCCGCACTTTTGAGGTAACCTGGTCGGAAGAACTGGCCAAGTGGTTCAAGGGGATCGTACCTTTGCTGATGGGGGTTGGTGTCATTCTGCTTTTCATCGAGATGAAGACACCAAGCTTCGGTGTCGTCGGAGGCATTGGCATCGGGCTGATCTTGCTCGTATTTGCGAGCAACTACTTTGCCGGTATGGCCGGGCATATGGAGGTGGTTGTTTTCATCATTGGTGTCCTGCTGGTAGTGGCCGAGGTCTTTTTGTTTCCCGGTACACTTGTCGCTGGCCTGGTGGGTGCGTTGATGATGGCAGGTGCGCTTCTTTGGGCGATGGCTGACATCTGGCCCACTTCTGAAGGTGGCTATAAAGTGGACTGGTCATCGGTTGAAAAAGGTGTTCAAAATCTCCTGATTGCTGGTGCGATTGCACTGGCCGGCATGGCTGTTCTCTGGCGATTTCTGAAGGGGAGCGGGCTTTACCGGCATGTCGTATCGGAAGGTCATTCCGGCGAAGTGGACCCGGTTTCTGTCGCAGGTGGCAAAAGCCAGGCAGGTGCAACACTGCCCGATCTTGGAACTAAAGGGGTTGCCATAACAAATTTACGCCCCACGGGCATGGTCGAAATTGACGGTTATCGTTTTGAAGCTACTGCAACAGCGGGTCAGATCGATCAGGGCAGTAAGATTGTGGTCGTTGGCCGAGCCAGTTTCTCGCTTAAAGTGGAGGCAAGTAACTAACCTCATTCTGCTAACATGATCTGGATCATCGGCCTCATCGTTCTCGCTTTTGTTCTCCTCTTTCTGGAGATATTTGTTCCCGGTGGTTTGTTGGGAATGCTGGCGGCAGCTTGTATTCTGGGGGCGGGCTACATCGCCTTTACCGAGTATGGTCTCGCCATTGCGACTTTTATTACGGTCGGCTCCATTGCCTTGGCTTGCCTGATGTTTTTCATCGAGATCAAACTCCTTAAGGCAAGTGGCCGTTACATCAGCGTTGATAACAAAATCACCTCCAGCTCTGTCAAAAGGGCAGATGCATCAGCAATTGTCGGAAAGTGCGGGGTGGCATTGACAACGCTGTCGCCGGGTGGCAAAGTCCGCGTTGAAGGGAAGGACTACGAGGCTTCGTCCATCAGCGGATTGCTGAAAAAGGGGCAGAGCATCGAGGTCGTTCGCGTTGAAGCATTTAAGATCATTATCAAAAAAACCTGAGCCAAGTATCCTATGTATATTGCCTACATCATTCTCGGAATCATCTTATTGGTGGTTGTTATTCTCGTGCTGTCATTCCTCAGCGTCTGGCTGAAGGCAATGTCATCCGGAGCACCGGTCAGCATGAGCAACCTGATCTACATGCGCTATTTGCGTAAGTTGCCTTACTCGCTGATCGTTGATGCCCGCATTATGGCGGTGAAGGCAGGGATCGATTTGAGCGTCAATGAGCTGGAAACCCACTTCATGGCGGGTGGTGATATCATTCAGACCGTTCAAGCCATCATTAACGCACAAAAGGCCGGAATCGAATTGGAGTGGAACAAGGCATGCGCCATCGACCTGGCAACCAAGGGCACGAACAAGAGCGTCTTGGAGGCGGTTCGCACATCGATTAATCCAAAGGTTATTGATTGCCCTAATCCTGAGAGCGGCAAAGCAACCATCGATGGCGTGGCCAAGGACGGAATTCAGGTCAAGGCAAGAGCGCGAGTGACCGTGCGTTCGAATCTCGAGCATTATGTTGGCAGTGCCCAGGAGGAGACGATTATTGCCCGTGTTGGTGAAGGTATTGTTACCACGATTGGTAGTTCTGATACTTACAAATGGGTTTTGGAGAATCCGGATTCCATCAGTAAAAACGTGCTCAATCGTGGTCTGGATACCGGCACGGCTTTTGAAATTATTTCCATCGACATCGCCGATGTCGACGTAGGCGATAACATCGGGGCAAAGCTCCAGGAACACCAGGCGGTTGCCAATAAGAATATGGCCCAGGCTCAGGCTGAAATTCGGCGTGCAGCCGCGGTTGCTCTTGAGCAGGAAATGAAGGCCAAGGTCGAAGAGATGCAGGCCAAAGTGGTCGAAGCTGAAGCCCAGGTCCCACTCGCATTTGCCGAAGCTTTACGCACTGGAAAACTTGGAGCCATGGATTACTACCGCCTCCAGAATATAGAAGCCGATACCAAGATGCGCACGAACATTGCCAAGCCGGAGGATCAGGGATCATCAGGCGAGCATCATGTTGAGTAAGCCGTAGTTTAAGATCTTTTTCATTGGACAGCTGCAAAGCTGTCCAATTCGCCGTCAATAAACATCAAAAACTAAAAATACATTATGAAAACTAATATCATTCCATCTGTTATCATCCTTGTCATTGGCTCATGCCTTTCTGCTTTTGCGGAGAAGCCTGAAGACTCCGGGATTGTCCTTCGTGGCGTCCTCGACATGGGCTCAAAGAAACTCTTTTCCGTCAGCACGCCTGGAGGTTCCTCCAAGGACTGGGTTGAACTGGGAGGCGGTTTCCGCGAATACGAACTGGTGTCCTATGATCCTGAAACGCAAATGCTGACGGTTGTCCGCGATGGCGAAGAACTGAAAGTGCCGATGGCGGGAGCGACCGAGGTCAATGCCTCTGCCGAAGAAATCTCGATGGAAGAACGCGTTGCCGAAGCACGTCGTATCATGGACATTATCAATTTTGAAGAGACTTTG
The Rubellicoccus peritrichatus DNA segment above includes these coding regions:
- a CDS encoding NfeD family protein: MIWIIGLIVLAFVLLFLEIFVPGGLLGMLAAACILGAGYIAFTEYGLAIATFITVGSIALACLMFFIEIKLLKASGRYISVDNKITSSSVKRADASAIVGKCGVALTTLSPGGKVRVEGKDYEASSISGLLKKGQSIEVVRVEAFKIIIKKT
- a CDS encoding NfeD family protein; the encoded protein is MGEVEGTPSDTAEEAEPAAVESTPEEPLPADSDAPPANASEATDEPDSEETVTEEEASVAEQVATPVEKVPLPEPPEGGWDVYVVPIEGPINSPQLYILRRALKEAIENDVEVVILDMDTPGGELGVTLEMMEALDNFEGETITFVNSEAISAGSYIAIATNDIYFSPRGIMGAAEAVTGTGENINESMQRKISSYLRAKVRVLSKTHRYRGDVQRAMMDPDYVLEIDGEVLKEEGELLSVTADEAVALYGNPPQPLLASGIADSVEDLLAHKYGEGNTNIRTFEVTWSEELAKWFKGIVPLLMGVGVILLFIEMKTPSFGVVGGIGIGLILLVFASNYFAGMAGHMEVVVFIIGVLLVVAEVFLFPGTLVAGLVGALMMAGALLWAMADIWPTSEGGYKVDWSSVEKGVQNLLIAGAIALAGMAVLWRFLKGSGLYRHVVSEGHSGEVDPVSVAGGKSQAGATLPDLGTKGVAITNLRPTGMVEIDGYRFEATATAGQIDQGSKIVVVGRASFSLKVEASN
- the floA gene encoding flotillin-like protein FloA (flotillin-like protein involved in membrane lipid rafts), which translates into the protein MYIAYIILGIILLVVVILVLSFLSVWLKAMSSGAPVSMSNLIYMRYLRKLPYSLIVDARIMAVKAGIDLSVNELETHFMAGGDIIQTVQAIINAQKAGIELEWNKACAIDLATKGTNKSVLEAVRTSINPKVIDCPNPESGKATIDGVAKDGIQVKARARVTVRSNLEHYVGSAQEETIIARVGEGIVTTIGSSDTYKWVLENPDSISKNVLNRGLDTGTAFEIISIDIADVDVGDNIGAKLQEHQAVANKNMAQAQAEIRRAAAVALEQEMKAKVEEMQAKVVEAEAQVPLAFAEALRTGKLGAMDYYRLQNIEADTKMRTNIAKPEDQGSSGEHHVE